Part of the Usitatibacter palustris genome, GGAACTGACGCTGCCCAAGAAGGCGCCGGTGACGGGTCGCAAGCTGCAGGTGCAATAACCGCTGCAACCCCGGTGACGTGCCGGGTGGGGCTGGGTCGGCTTCTCCCTCCGACCTGGCCCCGTTTTTTTTCGTGCGTCGAGGCGTTTCCCCTACAATAGCGGCGACCTCCCCTCCCCCAGTCGCCATGGCCACGAAGCTGTCCTCCGCACAGAAGGCTGAAGTCCTGATCGAGGCGCTGCCTTACATCCAGCGCTTCTACGATCGCACCATCGTGGTGAAGTACGGCGGCAACGCGATGACCGACATCGCGCTGCAGGAGGATTTCGCCGAGGACATCGTGCTGCTCAAGCTGATCGGCATGAACCCCGTCGTGGTGCACGGCGCGGGCCCGCAGATCGGCGCGCTGCTGCAGAAGCTCGGCAAGCAGAGCCAGTTCATCCAGGGCATGCGCGTGACCGACGAAGAGACGCTCGACGTGGTCGAGATGGTGCTCGGCGGCCTGATCAACCAGGAGATCGTCACGCTCATCAATCGCGCCGGCGGCAAGGCGGTGGGCCTCACGGGCAAGGACGGGCACTTCATCCATGCCCGCAAGCTCAAGGTCGCGAGCAAGGAAAACAAGAAGAAGAAGATCGACGTGGGGCTGGTGGGCGAAGTCGTGCGCATCGACCCGGAGATCATCCAGCTCCTCGACCAGCGCGACTTCATTCCCGTCATCGCGCCCATCGGCGCCGACGAGAACGGCACGGCCTACAACATCAACGCCGACGTGGCCGCGGGCAAGCTCGCGATCACGCTGCAGGCCGAGAAGTTCATCCTGCTCACCAACACCGCGGGCGTGCTCGACAAGGCCGGCAAGGTGGTCACGGGCCTCACCGCGGCCAAGGTGAAGGAGATGATCGACGACGGCACGGTCTCCGGCGGCATGCTGCCGAAGGTCGAGTGCGCCCTCGACGCCGTGCGCAACGGCGTGAAGTCCGCGCACATCATCGACGGGCGCGTCTCCCACGCCCTGCTGCTCGAAGTGCTCACGAGCGAAGGCGTGGGAACGCTGATCCGCGGCGCCTCCGCGAATCGCGCGAACCACCGCTAGGGGTCAGTACTTCGGGCAGCTGATCGTGCCGCGGTGCTTCGAGTCCGCGTTGTAGACCTGCACGACGTAGCCGTCACCCGACTTGTGCAATTCGGCCCAGCCGCTGCCCTGCAGCCAATAGCCGTGTCCCGATCCCTGCGTGAGGCCGTCCTTGCCCTCGCCCATGAGCGAGCCGCAGCGGTATCCCTTCGTGGCCGTCCCGATGCCCAGGTTGGTCGAGCTCGTCTCGATCGACGTCGCCATCTGCGTATCCGAGGTCCGTGACTTCTTGTGGTTGCAGGTCTTCTCGCTGTACGGACAGCATTCCTTGCCGCCGGGCGCGACCTTCTTCGAGAAATTGGTCAGGTTGCCGAACGAGCCGAAGTGCGCGGCGCGATCCGACTTGTTGTAGACGCAGTAGGCATGGGCGGTACTGGTACCCAGCGCGAGCGCGCCGAGTAGTGCGATTCCAGCTGGCTTCAAGTAACTCTCCCTGTAGGTGATTTCCTACGCGCCTTGGGCGCGCAGGAAAACCCTAACAGCGGCATCGCGCCGTGTCACCGCTTGACGTCAGCGCGTGAGCGTGGCGGCGAGGGCGACGTGGTCGGAGAGGTTGGTCCACGGACCGCCGGTGAGGCGCTCGACGCCGCCGACGTTGAAGCCGCGCACGTAGATGCGATCGAGCGACAGCATCGGCATGCGCGCCGGGAAGCTCCGCGCGAGCGCGCCTTCGGAGCGTTCGAACACTTCGTAGAGGCCGAGGTCCTTCGACAGCACGGCACTTGCCTGCTGGCGCCAGTCGTTGAAGTCACCGGCCACGACGAGCGGCTCGTCGTCGGGCACGGCCTCGTGGATGCGGTCGCACAGCCACTGGAGCTGGAACTTGCGGCTGCGGGCCCACAGACCGAGGTGGACGTTGATGCAATGCAGGCGCTCGGTCCAGCCGGGCACGACGATCTCGCAGTGGAGAAGGCCGCGGCTCTCGAGCCGGTGGTGCGAGATGTCGAGGTTTTCCCAGAGCGGAATGGGGAAGCGGCTCACGACGGCGTTGCCGTAGTGGCCGTTCTGGTAGACCGCGTTCATGCCGTAGACGTTGTGCGAGCCTTCGTGGCACAGGAACTCATGCTGTCCATTCGCCGGCCAGCGCGCCGCGTGGCGCTTTGCATGCGCGTGGTCCTGCCCGACGACTTCCTGCAGGAAGACGACGTCGGCCTCGACGGCCGTCAGCCGCTCGCGGATCTCGTGCAACACCAGCCGGCGGTTGAACTGCGTGAACCCCTTGTGGATGTTGTACGTGACGACCCGCAGTTTTTTCTTCGGATCGACAGTCATCTTTTCAGTCGCTCGGGCAGCATTTCGATCGCCTCGCGGTTGCTCCAGGAGAAAACCTTGTCGGCAGCTTCACGCCAAGGCAGCCACGCGGCCTGGAGGTGCTCGCGGGGTGCCAGGCGCACCGTTACAGGCGCCGCCACGCACAATCCGAAGACATGTTCCGTGTTGTGCGTGACACCTGGCGCATAGCGATGCCGCCAGATCGGGTAGATTTCGTAAACGTTCTGCAAGTTCCACGCCTGAAATTCGTGCTCGCGTGCATCGAGGCCTGTTTCCTCCCCGACTTCACGGATCGCCGTCGCCTCGAGGCTCTCGCCTTCGTGCTGGCTCCCCGTCACCGACTGCCAGAACCCGGGGCGATCGGCGCGCTCCAGGAGCAGCACGTCGAGGCCCTTCGTGTAGATCACGACGAGCGTCGAGACCGGTATCTTGTAATTCGTTCCACTCACGCCCGCATCTTCGCGACGACATTGCCGGCGCCGGCGAACCAGGCGTGGGGCATGTCGCGCGTGCGGTGCGCGGCGTACGGGGTACCCGCACTGTCGACCGCAATGAGGCCGACGTCGGCATCGAAATCGCGGCCCAGTTGATCGAGGACCGCCTGCACAGCCTGCGAGAGCGTGGCGCCCTGCTCCACCTTCTCCGAGATTACGCGAGTGGCGAGCGATCGCAGCACATATTCGCCCGTCCCCGTGGCCGAAGCCGCGATGTGCCGCGACGCGTAGTTTCCGGCACCGGGAAAGGGTGAGTCACCGACACGGCCGACGAGTTTCAACGTGACCCCGCCCGTCGATGTTGCAGCTGCAAGAATTCCGTGTGAATCGACCGCGGCCGCGCCCACCGTGCCGCCTGCATATTCGGGATGCTCCTTGAGGAAGCGGCGCATCTTGAGCGCGTGCTTTCCGAGCACTTCGTCCACGCGATTGCGCTTGTCGTGCCAGTCCGCGCGGCGATCGGGCGTCACCGGATCGTGGTCACCGAAGCCCATCACGCGTGCAAATCGTTGCGCGCCGTCGCCGGTGAGCATGACGTGATCGGTCTCTTCCATCACCTTTCGCGCCACGAGGATGGGATTCTTCACGCGCTGCAGGCCGGAGACCGAGCCCACGCGCGCCTCGCGGCTTTCCATCACGCACGCGTCGAGCTCGCAGAAGCCGTCGAAGTTGAGGACGGCGCCGGTGCCGGCGTTGTAGATGGGGTTGTCCTCGAGCACGACCACGGTGGCGCACACCGCATCGAGCGCCGAACCGCCGCCCATGAGGATCTCGCGGCCCTTGCCGACCGCATCGCTCAGGCCGTTGACGGCGTCCTCATCCGATCCGGGGCGCCACTTGCCCGCACCGCCGTGGGCAATGAGCGCGACGGTCATTTCGTTTCGGCCGCCGGTGCGGCGTTGCGCAACTTGATGTGCAGGTCGCGCAGCTGGCGCTCCGTGACCGGCGTCGGCGTCTCGACCATGAGGTCCTGGCCGCGCTGCGTCTTCGGGAAGGCCATGACGTCGCGAATCTGTTCCACGCCCGCGAGCATCGCGACCATGCGGTCGAGGCCGAAGGCAATGCCGCCGTGCGGCGGCGCGCCGAAGGCGAGCGCATCGAGCAGCCAGCCGAACTTCGCGCGTTGTTCCGCTTCGCCGATGCCGAGCGTGGCGAACTGCTTGGCCTGGATCTCGGCGCGATGGATTCGCACCGAACCACCGCCGAGCTCCCAGCCGTTCAACGCGATGTCGTAGGCCTTCGCGAGGACCTTCGACGGATCGGTGTCGAGGAACTCGACGTGTTCGTCCTTGGGGCTGGTGAACGGATGGTGCGCCGCGGCCCAGCGCTTCGATTCCTCGTCGTACTCGAACGCGGGGAAGTCGAGCACCCAGCAGGGCTTCCACGCCTTCTCGGCATGGCCCTTCTCGTGACCCACCTTGCTGCGCAACGCGCCGAGCGCGTCGTTGACGATCTTGCGCCGGTCCGCGCCGAAGAACAGCACGTCGCCGGCCTTCGCGCCGGTGCGCTCGATGATCTTGCCGAGGACCTCGGGCGAGAGGAACTTCACGATCGGCGATTGCAACCCTTCCTCGTTGAGCTTGGAAGGATCGTTCACGCGAATGTAGGCGAGGCCCTTG contains:
- the argB gene encoding acetylglutamate kinase: MATKLSSAQKAEVLIEALPYIQRFYDRTIVVKYGGNAMTDIALQEDFAEDIVLLKLIGMNPVVVHGAGPQIGALLQKLGKQSQFIQGMRVTDEETLDVVEMVLGGLINQEIVTLINRAGGKAVGLTGKDGHFIHARKLKVASKENKKKKIDVGLVGEVVRIDPEIIQLLDQRDFIPVIAPIGADENGTAYNINADVAAGKLAITLQAEKFILLTNTAGVLDKAGKVVTGLTAAKVKEMIDDGTVSGGMLPKVECALDAVRNGVKSAHIIDGRVSHALLLEVLTSEGVGTLIRGASANRANHR
- a CDS encoding endonuclease/exonuclease/phosphatase family protein, which gives rise to MTVDPKKKLRVVTYNIHKGFTQFNRRLVLHEIRERLTAVEADVVFLQEVVGQDHAHAKRHAARWPANGQHEFLCHEGSHNVYGMNAVYQNGHYGNAVVSRFPIPLWENLDISHHRLESRGLLHCEIVVPGWTERLHCINVHLGLWARSRKFQLQWLCDRIHEAVPDDEPLVVAGDFNDWRQQASAVLSKDLGLYEVFERSEGALARSFPARMPMLSLDRIYVRGFNVGGVERLTGGPWTNLSDHVALAATLTR
- the nudB gene encoding dihydroneopterin triphosphate diphosphatase — translated: MIYTKGLDVLLLERADRPGFWQSVTGSQHEGESLEATAIREVGEETGLDAREHEFQAWNLQNVYEIYPIWRHRYAPGVTHNTEHVFGLCVAAPVTVRLAPREHLQAAWLPWREAADKVFSWSNREAIEMLPERLKR
- a CDS encoding isoaspartyl peptidase/L-asparaginase family protein yields the protein MTVALIAHGGAGKWRPGSDEDAVNGLSDAVGKGREILMGGGSALDAVCATVVVLEDNPIYNAGTGAVLNFDGFCELDACVMESREARVGSVSGLQRVKNPILVARKVMEETDHVMLTGDGAQRFARVMGFGDHDPVTPDRRADWHDKRNRVDEVLGKHALKMRRFLKEHPEYAGGTVGAAAVDSHGILAAATSTGGVTLKLVGRVGDSPFPGAGNYASRHIAASATGTGEYVLRSLATRVISEKVEQGATLSQAVQAVLDQLGRDFDADVGLIAVDSAGTPYAAHRTRDMPHAWFAGAGNVVAKMRA